From the Calliopsis andreniformis isolate RMS-2024a chromosome 4, iyCalAndr_principal, whole genome shotgun sequence genome, one window contains:
- the LOC143178337 gene encoding uncharacterized protein LOC143178337 yields MQLHLFMGLATNLFSSAGGNAVILRGDDCHNYVRSTERRVIRCFCVRLLSVGPSEVAALGFSGIQSVGGADLKDQESEGVNSLESGKTSSVVLCMTVGHVNTYMRLRSLVWQSSPCS; encoded by the exons ATGCAGCTGCACTTGTTCATGGGTCTCGCGACAAACCTATTCTCGTCGGCTGGTGGAAACGCGGTCATATTGAGGGGCGACGATTGCCATAATTATGTcaggtcgacggaacgaagagtgaTTAGGTGCTTTTGCGTGAGGCTCTTATCAGTTGGACCGTCTGAGGTTGCGGCCTTGGGTTTCAGTGGAATTCAGAGTGTGGGTGGAGCTGATCTCAAAGATCAAGA GAGTGAAGGCGTTAATTCATTAGAGAGTGGTAAAACGTCTAGTGTCGTTCTCTGCATGACAGTGGG ACACGTAAACACCTATATGCGTTTGCGGTCACTAGTGTGGCAGTCATCACCGTGCAGCTAA